The following coding sequences lie in one Caloenas nicobarica isolate bCalNic1 chromosome 13, bCalNic1.hap1, whole genome shotgun sequence genomic window:
- the DDX46 gene encoding probable ATP-dependent RNA helicase DDX46: MGRESRHYRKRSASRGRSGSRSRSRSPSDKRKRGEDRRSRSRDRERRRERSRSRDKRRSRSRDRKRQRRSRSRERERSRERRRSRSRERRRSRSRSRGRRSRSSSPSKNRKTENRSRSKERTDGVEVSKEKKKDKDDKEEEKDKDATTNTVATENFDQNKLEEEMRKRKERVEKWREEQRKKAMENIGELKKEIEEMKQGKKWSLEDDDDDEEETAEGEKEGNEVEDEELDPLDAYMEEVKEEVKKFNIKSVKGGEKKSGPTVTKVVTVVTTKKAAAESKKKGELMENDQDAMEYSSEEEEVDLQTALTGYQTKQRKLLEPVDHGKIEYEPFRKNFYVEVPELAKMTQEEVNVYRLEMEGITVKGKGCPKPIKTWVQCGISMKILTALKKHGYEKPTPIQAQAIPAIMNGRDLIGIAKTGSGKTIAFLLPMFRHIMDQRALEEGEGPIAVIMTPTRELALQITKECKKFSKTLGLRVVCVYGGTGISEQIAELKRGAEIIVCTPGRMIDMLAANNGRVTNLRRVTYVVLDEADRMFDMGFEPQVMRIVDNVRPDRQTVMFSATFPRAMEALARRILSKPIEVQVGGRSVVCSDVEQHVVILEEEQKFLKLLELLGHYQEKGSVIIFVDKQEHADGLLKDLMRASYPCLSLHGGIDQYDRDSIINDFKNGICKLLVATSVAARGLDVKQLVLVVNYSCPNHYEDYVHRAGRTGRAGNKGYAYTFITEDQARYAGDIIKALELSGNPIPADLEKLWADFKDQQKAEGKLIKKSSGFSGKGFKFDETEQALANERKKLQKAALGLQDSDDEDTAVDIDEQIESMFNSKKRVKDMGTPGTSNAPTPSAGNAEKLEIAKRLALRINAQKNLGAEAQVLVPFHFKDVMQQATNAILRGGTIQAPTVSAKTIAEQLAEKINAKLNYVPIEKQEEEKQDGGQNESFKRYEEELEINDFPQTARWKVTSKEALQRISEYSEAAITIRGTYFPPGKEPKEGERKIYLAIESANELAVQKAKAEITRLIKEELIRLQNSYQPTNKGRYKVL, translated from the exons GCATTATCGTAAGCGCTCTGCGTCACGTGGACGCTCTGGTAGCCGTTCTAGAAGTCGTTCTCCGTCTGACAAAAGAAAACGTGGAGAAGACAGACGGTCTAGAAGTCGAGATCGAGAACGTAGACGTGAGAGGTCACGCAGTAGGGACAAGAGACGGTCTCGATCACGTGACAGAAAGCGTCAAAG ACGTTCAAGAAGTAGAGAAAGGGAACGGAGCCGGGAGAGAAGAAGATCCCGGAGCCGCGAGAGGAGGCGCTCtagaagcagaagcagaggtAGACGGTCTCGATCCTCCAGTCCGAGCaagaacaggaaaacagaaaacag ATCAAGATCTAAAGAAAGGACAGATGGTGTGGAAgtttccaaagaaaagaaaaaagacaaagacgacaaagaagaagagaaagataaaGATGCTACCACAAATACCGTGGCCACTGAG AATTTTGATCAGAATAAACtagaagaagaaatgagaaaacgAAAAGAAAGAGTGGAGaaatggagggaagaacaacgCAAGAAGGCTATGGAAAACATAGGAGAACTGAAAAAAGAGATTGAAGAGAtgaagcaggggaaaaaatggagtTTAGAAGATGATGATG ATGATGAAGAGGAAactgcagaaggagaaaaagaaggcaaTGAGGTTGAAGATGAAGAGTTAGATCCTTTGGATGCTTATATGGAAGAAGTAAAGGAAGAGGTCAAGAAGTTCAACATAAAAAGTGTGAAAGGTggagaaaag AAATCTGGACCAACTGTTACCAAAGTAGTAACTGTGGTGACAACCAAAAAGGCAGCTGCAGAGTCAAAGAAGAAAGGGGAGCTCATGGAGAATGACCAAGATGCAATGGAG TATTCctcagaagaggaggaggttgaTCTTCAGACTGCCCTGACTGGCTATCAGACCAAGCAGAGAAAGCTGCTGGAACCAGTGGATCATGGAAAGATAGAATATGAACCTTTCAGGAAAAACTTCTATGTTGAAGTACCAGAACTAGCTAAAATGACTCAAGAAG AGGTGAATGTATACAggctggagatggagggaaTTACAGTAAAGGGAAAAGGCTGCCCCAAACCAATAAAAACCTGGGTGCAGTGTGGTATTTCCATGAAGATTCTCACTGCCCTCAAAAA aCATGGCTATGAAAAGCCCACTCCCATTCAAGCCCAGGCTATCCCAGCCATCATGAATGGACGTGACTTGATTGGCATTGCTAAGACAGGAAGCGGAAAAACTATTGCATTTCTGTTGCCCATGTTCAGACATATTATGGATCAGAGAGCGTTAGAAGAAGGAGAAGGTCCCATAG CTGTCATTATGACACCTACTCGCGAGTTGGCTTTGCAGATTACCAAGGAGTGTAAGAAATTCTCAAAGACACTTGGGCTTCGAGTTGTCTGTGTTTATGGAGGAACAGGAATCAGTGAACAG ATAGCTGAACTCAAAAGAGGTGCTGAAATTATTGTTTGCACACCTGGACGTATGATTGACATGTTAGCAGCTAACAATG GTCGGGTGACAAATCTCCGCAGAGTCACGTATGTTGTACTTGATGAAGCAGACAGAATGTTTGACATGGGTTTTGAGCCTCAG GTTATGCGCATTGTAGACAACGTCAGGCCTGATCGTCAGACTGTCATGTTCTCTGCTACTTTTCCCAGAGCTATGGAGGCATTAGCTCGGAGGATCCTGAGTAAACCTATAGAAGTGCAGGTGGGAGGCAGAAGTGTTGTCTGTTCTGATGTGGAGCAACACGTT GTTATCTTAGAAGAGGAGCAGAAGTTTTTGAAGTTGCTGGAGCTATTGGGACACTATCAGGAGAAAGGATCAGTTATCATATTTGTAGATAAACAAGAACACGCAGATGGGTTGTTGAAAGATTTAATGAGAGCCTCTTATCCTTGCCTGTCTCTTCATGGAG GTATTGATCAGTATGACAGGGACAGCATAATTAATGATTTCAAGAATGGAATTTGCAAACTTCTAGTGGCCACATCTGTAGCAGCAAGGGGCTTGGATGTAAAACAATTGGTGCTGGTTGTCAATTATAGCTGTCCGAACCATTACGAAGATTATGTGCACCGAGCAGGCCGAACTGGACGAGCTGGCAATAAA GGGTATGCATACACATTCATTACTGAGGATCAGGCACGGTATGCTGGTGATATCATTAAGGCTTTGGAATTGTCTGGGAATCCAATTCCTGCTGATTTGGAGAAGCTCTGGGCTGACTTCAAAGACCAACAGAAGGCT gagggaaagttgattaaaaaaagcagtGGATTCTCTGGCAAAGGTTTTAAATTCGATGAAACAGAACAGGCGTTGgctaatgaaagaaagaaactacaaaaagcagctcttggCTTGCAAGATTCAGATGATGAAGATACAGCTGTTGAT attgATGAACAAATTGAAAGCATGTTCAACTCAAAGAAAAGAGTGAAAGATATGGGAACACCAGGAACATCAAATGCTCCTACACCATCAGCTGGGAACGCAGAAAAACTAGAAATTGCCAAGAGGTTGGCTTTGAGAATCAATGCCCAGAAGAATCTTGGGGCAGAGGCACAAGTATTGGTCCCCTTCCACTTTAAG GATGTGATGCAGCAGGCTACAAATGCCATCCTGAGAGGAGGCACAATTCAGGCTCCTACTGTATCTGCCAAGACTATTGCAGAGCAACTGGCTGAAAAAATCAATGCTAAGCTCAATTACGTACCCATagagaagcaggaggaagagaagcaggaTGGAGGACAAAACGAATCCTTCAAGAGATACGAAGAAGAATTAGAGATCAATGACTTCCCACAG ACTGCTAGATGGAAAGTTACCTCCAAAGAAGCGCTACAGAGAATCAGTGAATATTCTGAAGCTGCTATTACAATCAGAGGAACTTATTTCCCTCCAGGCAAAGAACCCAAGGAAGGAGAACGAAAGATTTATTTGGCTATAGAAA GTGCCAATGAACTGGCTGTacagaaagcaaaggcagaaatCACACGACTTATAAAAGAGGAGCTCATCAGATTG CAAAATTCATACCAGCCAACCAACAAAGGAAGATACAAAGTTCTATGA